Genomic window (Spirochaetota bacterium):
ATATACTGAATGATGACCAGTGGTAATTCAAGTATTGATCTGACATTCATAAAGTCAGTTAACAAAGCAGGCAGCGATAGTTCCTGTGCTATTGCCATTATCTGTTTTTTATCAGCATTAAAATAATCATACAGTAAATATAAACTCTTAATTTTCCCAATAGTCCCTAATGCATTGTGAAACAATTTCACTCGTACTATCTGTAAAAAATCATCCATGCGTAATTCAGTGACAATCTTTGCCGGCACGTCTTTTATGCCTGCTTCCTGCGCTGCTGTAATCCTGTTATGCCCATATACAGGCATATACCCTCCCTGCCAGTTTAAGAGCAACACAGGCTCAATGATGCCATGGTGTAATACTGATTTGACCAGTTCCCTGGACAATGGTCTTGAAATTTTAAAATAATTGTTATTACATTGAATTGCATCTAAAGGTATTGATGCAACATGACTTTCAGGACAAATCATTATATAAGCCCTCGTAGTAATTTTGTAATCTCTTCTGGATATATAACAGTAACTTTTGAGAGCTTCTTTAAGCTTTCTTTAGCTGCCTGAGTAAGATCAGCAGTTGTAATAAATATACCCTGTTGTGCTTTTATATCATTAATGGCCTGTGCAAAATTTCGTAACGTTATTTCACCTACATTTGTTTTATCCCACCGCCTGACCCAGACTAATACTTTATCCCTTGTTTCAGGATTAATTGCCAAAAAATCAACACCATCCGCTTCACGATATGTTTGTAATATCTGATCAACCTTAAAACCCATTTTTGACACCAATCTGTTGGAAATAATCCTGAAATTTTCAGTGTCTAATGAAATATACCTGTCCATGACATCATCTGAAGCACTGACTGTTTTTCCATCATCATAACTTATTTTAGTGGTAACAACGATATCTTTTAAATTATATTTTTTTGTACTTTTTAACCCACACATTTCCCATAATAAATTTTGTGGAAATGCATCATCCATCCATGTTGTGATAGTTTCTGTAACGGATACCGATTCTTCTTTGCTGAATTTATCAACCTCCATTTCCTTGCGCAATTGTGTTACGAGATATTGTATATTTCTATAGTTTCTATCTCTTCGGTAAAGCTCATTCCATGCTTCATATGCTAAAGAAGTCTGTTCATTTTTTAAATATGCATATCCCAGATCATATAATGCCAGAAGTTCTGCATCATCATTTGCATTCTTTCGTGCAACATCCAGTAAATCCTGAAATAGCTTTATTCCTTCATCATGCTTTTTCAGGCGCATCAACATAAAGGCCTGAAATCTTTTTGCAAGATACAGCACATCAGGATCCTGGGCTGTATCTGCAATCCTGGAAATATATCCTAACGCCTGACGATAATCACGTTTGCGATTACACGCAAATGCAGCAGCTATCTGGGCAATCTCTGATTGCGGTTTTATCTGCACTGCTAATTTAAAATTATCGATAGCATCCTGTATACGCATATTCTGGTAATAACATATACCCGCTCCAAAAAGAATTTCATAATTGTCATTCTTAAGCTTTACCAGTCTATCAAAATAACGCTGTGCTATATCAAACTCTTCTTGACCAAGACAGATAAACGCAATATGGTAAAGGGATTCAATATCGGCAGGATAATTTTTAAGAATGTCCATATACGTTTGAAATGCTTTTTCAATCTCATCCCGCATATAGTATGATTTAGCCAATTTCTTTTGTACTGAAAGCTGGTCAACTTCATAATTGAATTTCCCTATTTCAAGTACCTTTTCAAAATGGATAACTGCCTGGTCAATCTCTCCTAAGGCTAAATACAGGTCAGCAATGCGATAGTGGACAACAAAATCATCAGGATATTCATCAATTACTTTTTTGTACTCAACTATAGCATCATGTATTTGATTTTGCGCAACCAGCTGTTGGGCTTTATATAAAGGGCTAAACTTTGGTCGTATATAGACAAGGTAGTACAGGAAAGCACTTATAATAAACAAAGATACCAGAATATACGTAATCATCTTTTTTCCACTCTAAAAATTATTAAAAACCATCATCTACTCTATTATCGTTATAACTGGAACTATCGTTTAAACCTGATTTCTGAAGGCCAGCCATTGATACACCATGATTTTTCTGTTTCATATTTAATAATGAAGTCATCAGCTTTCTTTATTTTTGCTTTAAATGGAAGATTTATTAAAATATCATGAGGGATAAAACGGGGAACATCAGTAAACTGTATAACAAACTCATTGGAAGTAGAAGTTGATACAAAACTTATATTGCCAAACCGTGAAGGTGCATTTGTAATTACAATTTGAGAATCTAAAAACCATTCCTCAACAGGAACGGGGAATAATTCCAATCGTTCCGGATGATCAATAAAGCATAGATTGCGTATAGCCTGAAACAATAATGATACTGCAACGGTTGATATGGGTTCTTTTATAATTGCATGTCCAGATACAGGATCAAGAAAATCAGGCATAAATTTTCGTTTTTTGCATAGTGTGATAATAGCATGGATTATATCAACAGCTCGTTTATCATGAGCATATAGCATGCTATTTGCAAGATTCAAAGAACTAATAACATCAATACCACTAATAATTGTATTATATAGTGGCAAACCTTTTCCTGCATTAATAATATGATCTATAATCCTTTGTGTTGTATATTTCCGTAAAATATGGACTATATGTGGGTATAAAAATGATGTATACAGTAGAATCCTGTTATTGGATGTATTAATACTATTTGCAAATTCCAGGCTTTCTTTAACTGATATTTTTTGCTTTCGCAATGGTTTGCCATGTTTCGGCAGCCATTCAATAAGCTTTTCTTCTTCTTTGCTCGTTTCCTGTGATACATGAAATAAAACATTTATCACAGACACCTCAAGTTTATTAGCTTCGGCTAAAAATTTTGTTTCATCCCCAAAAAGCCCTAATGATCTAGACATAAATGCTAAATTTTCCAGAGCTGAAATAATTATTGGAATATTCCAAACTTGGTGGATAGCATTTTTATCAGAATCATCAAGAAGAATATATTTTTTTACGTTTTTCAATTCTTTACAAAATTGTAAAATATTTTGTGCGTACTGCTTGCAAACTGGATAATTGTTCTGCAAAAAAGAGGTATCCTTAACAATCCTGTAATAATCCCCCAGCATATTACATATATATGCAGCAGACAGTATGCTTTCTAAATCATCTTTAATTTTTATATTTTTTACAATATAATTAATGATCGATAGTGACTGTTGAAAATGGCCCATTCTATTCAATGCCATTATTGTAAAATAATAACGAGCAATATCCTCTTTTTGATTTTTATTATTTATATCAATATTTGCAGCTTCTACCAGCGCAGAAAATTTGCAAAAATTTACCCATTCATTTATACTATTCTTCCCAACTGTTATTCCAACCCCTTCCTTCATCCTGAGGTCAATATATTTGGCATATTCATTTTGTGTTGATTTTATAATTACTTTAGGAACTGAAATTTTAGATTCTTTATTTACCGCAACCCGCACAGCTATTTCATATTCTTTATTACTTATATCATAAACAAAAGCCATTGTAGCCATGTGAGCATTACTGGTAACCTTATGTTTATTTTCTTTTCTTTTAATATCAATATCACCAGTAATTTCATTGCCCGTAAGTATATAATCAGGCTTCATCAGTAAAGCACAATGGTGTTCATTATTTATTCGTACAAAATTATTTTTCACAAGTTCAATTGATTCCAGGCCCGATAATCTTTCAGTTGTATATGGCCGTACAGCTATAATAAAATACGCCTTATTTTTCTTTTTATAATGTACATTATTAACAACAACCGCTTCATCAATATTTGTATGAGTAATATAAACTAATTGTTTATAAGTAAAATCTGGGTGGATATAAGAAGTCTTTACCACACCATTTTCGATTTCCTGCTTAATATAGTTATCATTATGAAATTGTATTAAAGAATTATCGACATACATCCAGCACTCTATAGACCATGATGACCATACAGGATGGACCATGCCCGAAGGGTCAATTCTTATAGATCCACTGCTTAAAAAGCTATTAATGGTATACCATGTCCGGCAATGATTATTGTAAAGAAAAAAGGGGAGAGATTGTATTCGCTCATTAACCGTATTAACGTATCGAGATATCCAGTAAGGCCATACAAAATAATTATATTTTTGATAAATTGTAAAATTCTTCATACCTTCGGATATCTCCGAAGGTATGGATAGAGGATTATTTTCTGTATTTCCAGATAATAAGTCTATAAGAGAATTTTTTTCAGGATCCTCAGTCTTAATCAAAGGAAACAACATAACCATTATTTAAAAGAAGCTATGGCTTCTTCTTCAGTATCATATATTTCAAACATATCCATAAGCTCAACAACTTCAAATATCTTCTTAACAGCACTATTCATATTACAAAGCTTTAATTTTCGATTTGATTCTTTCAATATCCGCATAGTGGAAACAAATATTCTCAATCCACTGCTGCTCATATATTCTACACCTGAAAGATTTAATAATAGATGAGTATTTGGCTCATCCTTAATTAATTTATTTATTTCTTTCTCAATATCAGCGGAAAGATGCACATCTAAACGCCCCTGCAAATATACTACAACAACATTGCCAACTTTCTTCGTTTGAAGATTCATCATACCCTCCTGATTATAAAATTAAGTACTGGTTTAATTCTATTGTAAAATAAAAACGATTGTAATTTAAAAAACTACTCATTACCCTTAAAGCAAATTGTATAAAAATAGAATAAATTTCCTGCACCCCACCTGAAAGCTACAGTGATACATGCTCTTAGTAACAAAAATTTTTTAACGAACAATTACTGATAATAATATAATTTTAACATATACAACTGCAATCAGACTCCAATACAATAAGTTCTTATCATATAAAAGGTATTAATAAATTTATACAATATTATGTATTATAAATTGGAAAAAAGCAAGCAATTTATAATAAAATACTATTCCTGCCCCATCTTAGCCTGTCTTCGTGTTATCATTAAACCAAAACCAACAAAGATCAGTAATACAAGCAATAATACTCCACATATTGTCAATATGAGATGCTCATAGACAAGACCATTGACAAGAAGAACTGGTGCTGATACTAAAGGAAAAAGAATACTATTATAGTATATCATCCCACGATATTTTAAGGGGTCAAACAAAGGAAGAATCATACTTAATCCAGCAACTGCCATCATTAATGCAAATACTCGTGAAAAATGATATAATGGCGAAGTAAAAGTATCATATTTAATTAAATTATACCAATCAGGGTTAACTTCAATTCCAAAAATATTTGCAAACAAAATTGGACTGAATCCATACATTAGTCCAATAGCAATATATATAATTCCCGTTAATAAAACCCCAAACTGTAATATGTTTGTTGCTTTTGATCTCATTTATCCCCCTACTATTTTTATCATGATATCATCAAATTTTTCTTTATTAGCAAATGTTTTTTCAATAAGATCATTAATTGATGTCACCTCCGGTATCTGTAAAGAAAACTCTTTATTACAAACCGCACCAGTATCGCAAGCATATAAATAGTAATAAGGAAGAAAATCAACAAATTTTCTAAAAATCCCTAAAACTTTACTTTTTAAGGAAAGTGGATTGAACATTGAATTGTTACCTATAAACGATATTTGCTGTATATGTGTACGCAATAACGTTTCAGGTATAGTGGGATATAATGGAAATGATGAATAATATTCTTTCTTGTTTATACTCACTGCTTCAAACATCGGCAGGAAAGCAATTGAAGCTGCAACAATATCACCTACAACCCCAGTAGTAAACATTCTTGGTGAATTATGCGAATAAAGTATTGTATAAGGAACAATACTGTAATATTCAAGCCTATGAGAATTACATACTGAGGATGAAAAAGATTTTAAAGGATCATTCTTAAATAGATATTTATCAGGAAATGAAACATCAAGCATTGAATGCAATTTATCATCAGAAAAATAACTCAATAGTAACTTTTTATATTCTTTTAATGAACTTGAATGAAAAAATGCAATCAATAATACATAGGGAATTCCAGCTGTATAAATTATATCAGGAATATTGTCAGAATCCCTCAGTGTTTCAAATATACCTGCATAATACAGTGTTTCATACATCCCGGATGCAAGAACCAGAGCTTTTTTATCAGACAAAATTTCCCGTAAAATGACATCATGTTGTAATTTAGTTCTCAGGATTGCCTGAAAAACCGTTTCATCAGACTCAATGGAAATGGTGTTAAAATCTTTGTGAGGATCATCAATTTTGAATGTCTTTTCAAAATGTTTGTTAACAATATATATGACCTGCTGCCCCTGCGTTAACAATGAATCATTTATTGTCTGAAGCTTTGATATGGATTTATTATTAATAATTTCAATCACGATATCAGTATTATGCAATATTGTATCACGGAGAGCAACATCATTGTTTGAGCAATCAATAACAATATACGAATATTCAAAAGAAAGATAGAATAACAGTGGGTTGATAATTTCGGGATTTAATCTTACCTTTGAACCAAAAGCAACGTTGAGAATATCCAATGTTTCGGATACTTTTTCAATTCTTTGCTCAATAAATTTTTGGCCAGTTACTTCATCAGGGCTTTTTTGGGATAGAGGCGGCAATAATTGTTTGCCACACATATCAAAAACAGAAATGCCGTCATAGGATGCATCTAACAAAATGGTTTTTTTATTAAACGACGATAAAGTGGCTGCTGTTACTGCTAAAGTGGTTTTACCACAATGTTTTTCAGTACTGAAAACAGTAATAATTTGAGTTTTATTTCTATTTAGTTTTTTGCCTGCATCAGTTAAATAAAATCGATAAAAATCGGCTATCCTGAGATATCCCCGTAAAGCCTTGAAGTTACTTCCCATAAACTGATACAGGTCGGTATCTTGTAGTTCATAGACAATTGAATCACTTACTGCCCTTACAATCCCTGAACCCTTTTCACAAAAAGGTAATTCACCAAAAAAGGATGGAGGTGTTATATAAATAGATTCAGCATGTTTTTGAATTTCTAAAACCCCTTTTTTGACAATATATAAAGAATGGGAATCACAGTTTATCATGCCTCCTTGAGGGATAGCTAAGGGTTTTACTATTTTTAGCAATGCAGACAACTCCTCATCCATCAAATGTTTGAAAAATGGAGTTTGTCTAAGTATAAGAATATCTTTATTTATCATATAATTATGTTTTTTTTAATAAACGTAAAAGATCACTTTTCCCGTATAATTCAATAGGACGTGCATTTGAAAAATCAATTGCACTCTGTGTAAACTCGCCTGCAGTTATAATAATAACACGTGTTGCATTTTTTTCTTTTAGTTTTTCATGGAGCTTTCGTAATAATTTATCATTTACCACATCAGTTGTTCTAAGAATCCGTACAATTTTATTAGTTCTGCGTGTATTTCGCCATTTCCCTTCAGTATCGGTTGCAATTATTTCTATTTCAGTATCACTGATTATATCAACATCCATAACTGTTAAACCCATTGCTTCCACCATTTTACGGCACGTGTGCTCAAATTGTGCAAGGCCAGCAATCATAAAATCCTTAATGCGATCATCCTGCCTGAACTCAGCATACGCTTTAAGTTTTTCCTGAACATCACGGAAGGTTGGATTAATAGCCACAATTTTTTCCCAATTTGATATAGCCGAATGAAGGTCACGCATTTTTTCCTGAGCGTCAGCTAAAAAATACCGCAAATTTAATTCTGTATCACTGCCCCTTTTGGCAAATTTTAGCCCCCGTTCAAACTCCACTACAGCTTTAGGAAGTTGTTCACGCTCTAAAAAGCAAGTCCCTTTTGCAAGAAAACATTTAACTTTAATCTCATCACTTTTTTGAGCTGTCTCAAATTCCTTAATAGCCCATTCATAATCACCCAGCTGTCGCAACACCAGGCCCAAAAAATAATGTGATTTATAATCATTGGGGTCAATTTTAATAGCTTCTATGAAAGCCTGTTTTGCATCTGCATAATTCTGCATCCGGTAATACACCTGACCCAGATAATAATACGCTGGAGAATGTTTACTATTATTAGCTATACTCTTTTTAAAATAGGGTGCTGCTTTCTCAAGCTGGCCTGCATTGAAAAATATAACGCCTAACTCATAAAAAGGCTCATAGTTTGCAGGGTCTAATTTAGTTAAAAGCAGGTATTCTTTTTTTGCTTCTTCAATGGCATTACGCGCTTTGTATATACTTGCCAGACGTTTCCGAATATCTATCTCATTAACCTTATCATCAAATTTTGATATTTTCAATACCTGTCTGTACTCAAGAATAGCATACTGAATATTATTTTCCTTTTCATACGCCAATGCTAAAAGATAATGCGCATAGTGGTTTCGGTCATCTTTTTCTATTATATCATTAAGCTTGCGTATTGCTATTTTAGTTTGACCTGATTCAATGAGTTGTTGAATTTCTTCTAACTTACGGGGGAAAATATAAATATTTGCAAAATACAGAATGAAAATAACAAGAATAATTATAAATAAAAATATTATTGCATATGTTACCAGCATACTCTGCAACCTGTTGCCTTTTTGGGATTATACATTTACCTTATGCATTTCCTTTTTGAGCTCTAAGCCTTTTGTTTTCTTCTTCAAGCTGTTTAATCTTTTCAAACGCCTGCATCAATTCAAGTCTACTAAGCTGAGACGCATTTTCCCGTGCCTGTGCTGTTTCAGTGGCAAGCTTTAACTCAGAGCGTGAATATTCAACAATATTCTCATACATTGCAATAATTTGATATGCGTTCGATAGTTCCTGCTCATTAAGTTTCAAGACATTTTCATATGTCTGAATGATTTTCCGTAATTCGGCTATCTCTTCAGTTAAGCTCAGATTTTCCTTCTTCAATTTTTCAATTTCAGATCCCATACTGTAACCTCAGAATAGTATATCCTCAAAGTAACATATAAGGGAACTTCAAGAAACAGTTTTTTCTGATGCTCCCTTGTTGGCACAAAATAATAAGATAAAACCGCTTTCTATAATATAAATAATTTCGGAAGAAAGCAGTTTTTATAGGTGCCCATAATATTATACTATTATAATGATTATCATTTTTGCAAGAATAAATCCTTAATAAATACCATTTATTCCTTAAAAATTTAAATTAATTTAATCTTTACGCATACCTCATATCATTGTGATATTGATATACATTATTAAAATATTTGTCTAAAAATTGTTATGTAATGAGTTATGCGATAATAACCAGGTATATCAAAAATTATTATATATCATACCAAAAACTATTGACAAAATTTTGTGCTTGATTATTACGAACACACTTATATTTTGTGTACATGCCTATTTTTTATAATAGAGAGGGGGCGTAGCTCAGTTGGGAGAGCGCTTGAATGGCATTCAAGAGGTCAGGGGTTCGACTCCCCTCGTCTCCAAAACATTTAACCAATAACATGCACAAGCAGACCATCTCTCAACTTAGGCTCAAACCATGTTGATTTTGGAGGCATAATCCCTCCTTTATCCGAAATAGCCATAAGCTCATCAATAGAAGTTTGATACAAAGAAAACCCTACTTTAAATTTGCCACTGTCAACCAGGGCAATAAGTTCATTAACAGCATTAATACCACCAATAAAATCTATTCTGGAATCTCTTCGTGGATCCAGAATACCCAGAATAGGGG
Coding sequences:
- a CDS encoding ParB/RepB/Spo0J family partition protein is translated as MICPESHVASIPLDAIQCNNNYFKISRPLSRELVKSVLHHGIIEPVLLLNWQGGYMPVYGHNRITAAQEAGIKDVPAKIVTELRMDDFLQIVRVKLFHNALGTIGKIKSLYLLYDYFNADKKQIMAIAQELSLPALLTDFMNVRSILELPLVIIQYIDSRSISPKFVMPMLRLSKSSIIILEKIISQCQLRVNYFNSIVVMIEDIYRMGKDKLLGDSIELLLTKETIIDDDIHNCIYSIRYPEYTEYMGSINEIKKKLNACGIKVDVPAYLEGDSINIIFEVKKNKPLHPLLKKDQDVLRLIELLIGLI
- a CDS encoding tetratricopeptide repeat protein yields the protein MITYILVSLFIISAFLYYLVYIRPKFSPLYKAQQLVAQNQIHDAIVEYKKVIDEYPDDFVVHYRIADLYLALGEIDQAVIHFEKVLEIGKFNYEVDQLSVQKKLAKSYYMRDEIEKAFQTYMDILKNYPADIESLYHIAFICLGQEEFDIAQRYFDRLVKLKNDNYEILFGAGICYYQNMRIQDAIDNFKLAVQIKPQSEIAQIAAAFACNRKRDYRQALGYISRIADTAQDPDVLYLAKRFQAFMLMRLKKHDEGIKLFQDLLDVARKNANDDAELLALYDLGYAYLKNEQTSLAYEAWNELYRRDRNYRNIQYLVTQLRKEMEVDKFSKEESVSVTETITTWMDDAFPQNLLWEMCGLKSTKKYNLKDIVVTTKISYDDGKTVSASDDVMDRYISLDTENFRIISNRLVSKMGFKVDQILQTYREADGVDFLAINPETRDKVLVWVRRWDKTNVGEITLRNFAQAINDIKAQQGIFITTADLTQAAKESLKKLSKVTVIYPEEITKLLRGLI
- a CDS encoding STAS domain-containing protein, yielding MNLQTKKVGNVVVVYLQGRLDVHLSADIEKEINKLIKDEPNTHLLLNLSGVEYMSSSGLRIFVSTMRILKESNRKLKLCNMNSAVKKIFEVVELMDMFEIYDTEEEAIASFK
- a CDS encoding tetratricopeptide repeat protein, with the protein product MLVTYAIIFLFIIILVIFILYFANIYIFPRKLEEIQQLIESGQTKIAIRKLNDIIEKDDRNHYAHYLLALAYEKENNIQYAILEYRQVLKISKFDDKVNEIDIRKRLASIYKARNAIEEAKKEYLLLTKLDPANYEPFYELGVIFFNAGQLEKAAPYFKKSIANNSKHSPAYYYLGQVYYRMQNYADAKQAFIEAIKIDPNDYKSHYFLGLVLRQLGDYEWAIKEFETAQKSDEIKVKCFLAKGTCFLEREQLPKAVVEFERGLKFAKRGSDTELNLRYFLADAQEKMRDLHSAISNWEKIVAINPTFRDVQEKLKAYAEFRQDDRIKDFMIAGLAQFEHTCRKMVEAMGLTVMDVDIISDTEIEIIATDTEGKWRNTRRTNKIVRILRTTDVVNDKLLRKLHEKLKEKNATRVIIITAGEFTQSAIDFSNARPIELYGKSDLLRLLKKT